From Apium graveolens cultivar Ventura chromosome 9, ASM990537v1, whole genome shotgun sequence, the proteins below share one genomic window:
- the LOC141687167 gene encoding rRNA (cytosine-C(5))-methyltransferase NOP2C isoform X2, which translates to MELPEAFVDFLNKNGLDPSIYTAIDSTPRYIRLKPGCELYLENIEAEIKCKLQKVEWLPHFYSLPPHVQIANSKAYREGKLYGIDAASGAAVTALDITPGDHILDLCAAPGAKLCMISDLLGSSGTLTGVDVARHRLAACRTMLQKYALGDRCRLFVADGTTFSLLPILAQLNSKIYRESVSEEKLDTYREWTSRRPWKERKKVNKAQNNGNSQLSLQNQDPELIFYGLHSGVVGLSKSKLYDIANGNGLLHYGYDKVLVDAECTHDGSIKHIQKFENWGWTTLQRRVLNAERIDNLNVLQLLLLTNGFKLLKVGGYLVYSTCSLTVAQNEDVVEQFLLQNSSAELLDIEAAKYWPCKSGQIQKTLRFDPLTSQTSGLFVAKFTKLCT; encoded by the exons ATGGAATTACCAGAAGCCTTCGTTGATTTTCTCAACAAGAATGGATTAGATCCCTCTATTTATACTGCAATTGACTCTACTCCACGTTATATAAG GTTGAAACCTGGTTGCGAGCTTTATCTTGAAAATATCGAAGCTGAGATTAAATGCAAGCTTCAGAAAGTGGAGTGGTTACCGCATTTCTATTCTCTTCCACCTCATGTTCAGATTGCTAACTCAAAGGCATACCGAGAAGGAAAG CTCTATGGAATTGATGCAGCATCTGGAGCTGCAGTTACAGCTTTGGACATCACTCCGGGTGATCACATCCTTGACCTCTGTGCGGCTCCTG GTGCTAAACTATGTATGATATCAGACCTCCTTGGGAGTTCAGGCACTCTCACTGGTGTTGATGTTGCAAGGCATAGGCTGGCAGCTTGTAGAACAATGTTGCAGAAATATGCACTTGGAGATCGATGTCGTCTCTTTGTTGCCGATGGAACAACATTTTCTCTACTACCTATCCTGGCCCaattaaattccaaaattt ACAGGGAATCAGTCTCGGAAGAAAAGTTGGATACATACAGAGAGTGGACATCTAGGAGAccttggaaagaaaggaaaaaggtaAATAAAGCACAAAACAATGGTAACTCGCAGCTAAGCCTACAGAATCAAGATCCAGAGCTTATTTTTTATGGGTTGCATTCTGGAGTGGTTGGGCTCAGTAAAAGCAAGTTGTATGACATTGCAAATGGCAATGGACTTTTACATTATGGCTACGACAAA GTCCTTGTCGATGCAGAGTGCACACATGACGGATCAATAAAGCACATCCAAAAATTTGAAAACTGGGGCTGGACTACCCTTCAGCGACGTGTATTGAATGCAGAGAGGATTGACAATTTAAATGTTCTTCAG TTGCTGCTGCTAACAAATGGTTTTAAATTGCTAAAAGTTGGAGGATATCTTGTCTACAGCACTTGCAG TTTAACAGTTGCTCAGAATGAGGATGTGGTAGAGCAGTTCCTCTTACAAAATTCCTCTGCTG AGTTGCTGGATATAGAGGCGGCTAAATATTGGCCGTGTAAGAGTGGCCAAATACAGAAGACATTGCGGTTTGATCCTTTGACATCCCAGACTAGTGGCCTTTTCGTAGCAAAGTTCACAAAATTGTGCACTTAA
- the LOC141687167 gene encoding uncharacterized protein LOC141687167 isoform X4, whose translation MELPEAFVDFLNKNGLDPSIYTAIDSTPRYIRLKPGCELYLENIEAEIKCKLQKVEWLPHFYSLPPHVQIANSKAYREGKLYGIDAASGAAVTALDITPGDHILDLCAAPGAKLCMISDLLGSSGTLTGVDVARHRLAACRTMLQKYALGDRCRLFVADGTTFSLLPILAQLNSKIYRESVSEEKLDTYREWTSRRPWKERKKVLVDAECTHDGSIKHIQKFENWGWTTLQRRVLNAERIDNLNVLQLLLLTNGFKLLKVGGYLVYSTCSLTVAQNEDVVEQFLLQNSSAELLDIEAAKYWPCKSGQIQKTLRFDPLTSQTSGLFVAKFTKLCT comes from the exons ATGGAATTACCAGAAGCCTTCGTTGATTTTCTCAACAAGAATGGATTAGATCCCTCTATTTATACTGCAATTGACTCTACTCCACGTTATATAAG GTTGAAACCTGGTTGCGAGCTTTATCTTGAAAATATCGAAGCTGAGATTAAATGCAAGCTTCAGAAAGTGGAGTGGTTACCGCATTTCTATTCTCTTCCACCTCATGTTCAGATTGCTAACTCAAAGGCATACCGAGAAGGAAAG CTCTATGGAATTGATGCAGCATCTGGAGCTGCAGTTACAGCTTTGGACATCACTCCGGGTGATCACATCCTTGACCTCTGTGCGGCTCCTG GTGCTAAACTATGTATGATATCAGACCTCCTTGGGAGTTCAGGCACTCTCACTGGTGTTGATGTTGCAAGGCATAGGCTGGCAGCTTGTAGAACAATGTTGCAGAAATATGCACTTGGAGATCGATGTCGTCTCTTTGTTGCCGATGGAACAACATTTTCTCTACTACCTATCCTGGCCCaattaaattccaaaattt ACAGGGAATCAGTCTCGGAAGAAAAGTTGGATACATACAGAGAGTGGACATCTAGGAGAccttggaaagaaaggaaaaag GTCCTTGTCGATGCAGAGTGCACACATGACGGATCAATAAAGCACATCCAAAAATTTGAAAACTGGGGCTGGACTACCCTTCAGCGACGTGTATTGAATGCAGAGAGGATTGACAATTTAAATGTTCTTCAG TTGCTGCTGCTAACAAATGGTTTTAAATTGCTAAAAGTTGGAGGATATCTTGTCTACAGCACTTGCAG TTTAACAGTTGCTCAGAATGAGGATGTGGTAGAGCAGTTCCTCTTACAAAATTCCTCTGCTG AGTTGCTGGATATAGAGGCGGCTAAATATTGGCCGTGTAAGAGTGGCCAAATACAGAAGACATTGCGGTTTGATCCTTTGACATCCCAGACTAGTGGCCTTTTCGTAGCAAAGTTCACAAAATTGTGCACTTAA
- the LOC141687167 gene encoding uncharacterized protein LOC141687167 isoform X3, with translation MELPEAFVDFLNKNGLDPSIYTAIDSTPRYIRLKPGCELYLENIEAEIKCKLQKVEWLPHFYSLPPHVQIANSKAYREGKLYGIDAASGAAVTALDITPGDHILDLCAAPGAKLCMISDLLGSSGTLTGVDVARHRLAACRTMLQKYALGDRCRLFVADGTTFSLLPILAQLNSKIFSDRESVSEEKLDTYREWTSRRPWKERKKVLVDAECTHDGSIKHIQKFENWGWTTLQRRVLNAERIDNLNVLQLLLLTNGFKLLKVGGYLVYSTCSLTVAQNEDVVEQFLLQNSSAELLDIEAAKYWPCKSGQIQKTLRFDPLTSQTSGLFVAKFTKLCT, from the exons ATGGAATTACCAGAAGCCTTCGTTGATTTTCTCAACAAGAATGGATTAGATCCCTCTATTTATACTGCAATTGACTCTACTCCACGTTATATAAG GTTGAAACCTGGTTGCGAGCTTTATCTTGAAAATATCGAAGCTGAGATTAAATGCAAGCTTCAGAAAGTGGAGTGGTTACCGCATTTCTATTCTCTTCCACCTCATGTTCAGATTGCTAACTCAAAGGCATACCGAGAAGGAAAG CTCTATGGAATTGATGCAGCATCTGGAGCTGCAGTTACAGCTTTGGACATCACTCCGGGTGATCACATCCTTGACCTCTGTGCGGCTCCTG GTGCTAAACTATGTATGATATCAGACCTCCTTGGGAGTTCAGGCACTCTCACTGGTGTTGATGTTGCAAGGCATAGGCTGGCAGCTTGTAGAACAATGTTGCAGAAATATGCACTTGGAGATCGATGTCGTCTCTTTGTTGCCGATGGAACAACATTTTCTCTACTACCTATCCTGGCCCaattaaattccaaaattt TCTCAGACAGGGAATCAGTCTCGGAAGAAAAGTTGGATACATACAGAGAGTGGACATCTAGGAGAccttggaaagaaaggaaaaag GTCCTTGTCGATGCAGAGTGCACACATGACGGATCAATAAAGCACATCCAAAAATTTGAAAACTGGGGCTGGACTACCCTTCAGCGACGTGTATTGAATGCAGAGAGGATTGACAATTTAAATGTTCTTCAG TTGCTGCTGCTAACAAATGGTTTTAAATTGCTAAAAGTTGGAGGATATCTTGTCTACAGCACTTGCAG TTTAACAGTTGCTCAGAATGAGGATGTGGTAGAGCAGTTCCTCTTACAAAATTCCTCTGCTG AGTTGCTGGATATAGAGGCGGCTAAATATTGGCCGTGTAAGAGTGGCCAAATACAGAAGACATTGCGGTTTGATCCTTTGACATCCCAGACTAGTGGCCTTTTCGTAGCAAAGTTCACAAAATTGTGCACTTAA
- the LOC141687167 gene encoding rRNA (cytosine-C(5))-methyltransferase NOP2C isoform X1: MELPEAFVDFLNKNGLDPSIYTAIDSTPRYIRLKPGCELYLENIEAEIKCKLQKVEWLPHFYSLPPHVQIANSKAYREGKLYGIDAASGAAVTALDITPGDHILDLCAAPGAKLCMISDLLGSSGTLTGVDVARHRLAACRTMLQKYALGDRCRLFVADGTTFSLLPILAQLNSKIFSDRESVSEEKLDTYREWTSRRPWKERKKVNKAQNNGNSQLSLQNQDPELIFYGLHSGVVGLSKSKLYDIANGNGLLHYGYDKVLVDAECTHDGSIKHIQKFENWGWTTLQRRVLNAERIDNLNVLQLLLLTNGFKLLKVGGYLVYSTCSLTVAQNEDVVEQFLLQNSSAELLDIEAAKYWPCKSGQIQKTLRFDPLTSQTSGLFVAKFTKLCT; the protein is encoded by the exons ATGGAATTACCAGAAGCCTTCGTTGATTTTCTCAACAAGAATGGATTAGATCCCTCTATTTATACTGCAATTGACTCTACTCCACGTTATATAAG GTTGAAACCTGGTTGCGAGCTTTATCTTGAAAATATCGAAGCTGAGATTAAATGCAAGCTTCAGAAAGTGGAGTGGTTACCGCATTTCTATTCTCTTCCACCTCATGTTCAGATTGCTAACTCAAAGGCATACCGAGAAGGAAAG CTCTATGGAATTGATGCAGCATCTGGAGCTGCAGTTACAGCTTTGGACATCACTCCGGGTGATCACATCCTTGACCTCTGTGCGGCTCCTG GTGCTAAACTATGTATGATATCAGACCTCCTTGGGAGTTCAGGCACTCTCACTGGTGTTGATGTTGCAAGGCATAGGCTGGCAGCTTGTAGAACAATGTTGCAGAAATATGCACTTGGAGATCGATGTCGTCTCTTTGTTGCCGATGGAACAACATTTTCTCTACTACCTATCCTGGCCCaattaaattccaaaattt TCTCAGACAGGGAATCAGTCTCGGAAGAAAAGTTGGATACATACAGAGAGTGGACATCTAGGAGAccttggaaagaaaggaaaaaggtaAATAAAGCACAAAACAATGGTAACTCGCAGCTAAGCCTACAGAATCAAGATCCAGAGCTTATTTTTTATGGGTTGCATTCTGGAGTGGTTGGGCTCAGTAAAAGCAAGTTGTATGACATTGCAAATGGCAATGGACTTTTACATTATGGCTACGACAAA GTCCTTGTCGATGCAGAGTGCACACATGACGGATCAATAAAGCACATCCAAAAATTTGAAAACTGGGGCTGGACTACCCTTCAGCGACGTGTATTGAATGCAGAGAGGATTGACAATTTAAATGTTCTTCAG TTGCTGCTGCTAACAAATGGTTTTAAATTGCTAAAAGTTGGAGGATATCTTGTCTACAGCACTTGCAG TTTAACAGTTGCTCAGAATGAGGATGTGGTAGAGCAGTTCCTCTTACAAAATTCCTCTGCTG AGTTGCTGGATATAGAGGCGGCTAAATATTGGCCGTGTAAGAGTGGCCAAATACAGAAGACATTGCGGTTTGATCCTTTGACATCCCAGACTAGTGGCCTTTTCGTAGCAAAGTTCACAAAATTGTGCACTTAA